TAACAGCATGGGAATCAGTTTGGGATTGACACAGTcgagtatttaaaaaaaaagtaataaaatataatttgtttctATTGCCTTTCCTTTAATGAAAGACTCGTTCTTATAACAGGAGACATACTGTTATAAAAACGACTGgacacttatagtctaatgtttTTGACGaagtaaaatgttacaaaattgTGTACCGTTACCTTCCGCGTATTATCGCGGGATTTCAGAACCAGCTGTGAAGGCTTTTCCTTTTTGGAACCTGGTGTTGTCAAATATCGCGGGAGCCGCCTCCCTAATCACTACGTAATGTGCCGTGCTGCTTCTAGCGGCGCTGGTGACAGTGCTGAAAGCTGTTGGGGTAAGTTTTTAtgaataattcagttttttgtgaaCTGTAAGATGTAATTTTGTGACGTGCGGTGACGAATGTTGTTTTTATAATCCAaagaacctctggaaataaGCTTGGTGTATTGGTTTGTGTTAACGCAAGACGTTGGGCCTGGGTGGGGGCGCCTCGGCATAAATCACACACGACGGGCCAGGTAGCACGGCACCATGCTAGAGCTAACTGCCGCTAGCCACTTAGCTCTAAGAACGGCTGAGCGACATTGTCGAAAACTTAAATAAACAATCTCATAATGATTCTAGAATGCTCCCATTGTATGAAAGAGAGAATAATTTTGTCAAACTGAAGTAAAACCCTTGAGAAACAAGTAAACTGTCAACAACGTGTGTTCGAGCCGCGTACgtactttctttgttttcccgTCCTCGTGCCGTTAGCTTAGAGAATGTAATGCTCTCTTCTCGCTGTCTTGAGAAAAACGAACAATTACTATAGTTTAATTGAACCACTGCTCTCATTATTCATCGCATCTCTCCCCTTACGTCTGTTCTTAGCTTCGTTTTGCCGTAAATATTCCCTCTCAATGAATATAGCCTTGCCAAGTTCAATGTAATTACACTTTAAATTATTGTCCTATTTATTTGGCGCGGAATTCCACCAACATCgttgatttaaaagaaacatCGACTAAGTTCCAAGTTGCATTTGATCACAAACATTGAAACCCTGAACAATAGAAGACTGTTGTTCTATAAAAGGGGATTCTTGGGTGACTTGTAACAAAAGTTGTGTAATCGGTTGCTCAAATAGTTGTTGAGAACTTGATACATATGTCTCACAGTAACCAAATATATATACGCTGCTTTCTAATGATGGCTGCCCTTTACCACATTGTTACcgtttgtgtttaaatgtctcTTAAAGAGTGGGAAACGCCTGTGGTgtaatggttttaaatgtaAGTGACGTGCTAATCTGGCCACTAAAAGGATAATCATCTATACTGACTTTATTGCTTTGTTTGAAAACTAACTGAAAAGGGAATTTAATGTCCCCGAGATTACGCCGTGACTTGTTAGCTTCTATTAGGCTGGATGTGACGTTTTCTATGGCGTTGCATACTGCAACATGTTGGCTCAAGCCATGTCGGCTGTTCCAGCTGAGGATAGCTGATTGTCAGGAAGTCACATGCTTGGTTCTGTCAGAGCGCTTGTCTTTCGGGCCTAGGAATAGGTCGGGGCCCTGGCATTTTATTATTAGAAAGGTtgtattggttttatttttgttgtttaattgaTATCTAGGTAAACCGTATTTTAACAATGCTAAAGAAATGCCCCCCGAGGCTGTTTCCACTGAAGAAATACCCTCTGTTCTTTCCACATGACCTTTAACACACTAAAAATTCATGAATAGACAACTGATATCTTAGTTACTAATCTTACCAAGGAGTTCTAGTTCTTGAGCGTCTCACATTCAACCGTATAAAGTTAATCTAAATGGCATTATATGTTTTGCGAAATCATTTACCAGCACCTCTGTTTTCCCAGCACAGTACGCTTCATGTTAGCCAAGATGAAGGTTGTTATGACCTAACCTTGTAGCTTTTCTGAGATATGGGTCTGACTCGATGCAACACagtcgggggggggggggtgtatcAAGTGTCAAGTGGTGTTTACAAAGCAGTGTATTTAGGTCAACAACATTCTACCCTAGCCAACATGTTGGGTTTGAGTAACAAAATAAACTAATCTGCACCCATCGATGCTCAGTATTCCTTCTATTGGTTTGGACAGTGATTAAAACTGGTCACGGTAAATTGTTTCCGTAGTATTAAAGGAGAGGTTTGGTCTATCGAGCCAAAAATACCACCACCCAGAACAAGTGGGTCTTTCTGTCTTTAATTCTCCCCTACATGTTAGCCCCAAAATATTGTGCATCTGTAAGAcatctgaggaaaaaaaaaatttatttttatgtggtGTAGCTGTAAATAATCATATATTCTCTAAAAGCTTTAGGCCACGTGTGCTCAGGGTTGTTGGCCTTCTTTATTCAGGAGAAAATGTGATACTCCTGTTAACTGACATCAGGACTGTATGAGATAACTGCAGAATGAttacactgaataaaaaaatcactgtatttacacaaaatgtaaacaaataacgTAATCTACTCACttacttaaaacaaaaatgtaacaattgTTCTGCAATTGACACTGCTGCTGCAAATATAAAAAGTCTTATGGTTAATGTTATCTATAACAACCTTATTGATTGATACATGCACTAAATATAGCAAACATGGTTATggcataaaatatttaatcttttagctgttctttatagagtaacactAGTATAACAAAGTTTGGCTGTTAATTAATCAGACTATTTACTCAGGTAGAGCCTCTACAGTTCATGGTCAACTGTAGTTTTTAGTTGCCCCGTGATAGTTTTCCGTGACTAAAACGTTGTATTACAGCCAAATGTCTTTCTTGTAAGGAAGGCAAACTGTAGCACAGTTCTTTCAgctagctgaccagcagtgttcAATATGATGTATGTTGATGGCATCGCTACGATACATGGTCTGGAAAGCCGGAGAAGACTGTGGTCACCTCAGCCCTTTTTcttgcatctcattaaaagtaCTTTAAACCATTGGAGTGACATGGCTGAAaataaaagtagttttaaaagcGTAACTTCTTCAAATGTTTTGTATACCTAATCGGCCTGTGTCTAGCTAACATCGCTGTCATTCTAAGGTTCACACCAGGCGTTTTGGACTCCTCTGCCTTCCTTTTTATCTTAATCCTAGAAGTTGATCTTGAATGCATGGCAATTGATTGTTTCtccatatctttttttttctttcaacagtatgAAGTGAAATCGAACTGAATTTTTGTACCATCCGCAACTGCTTCAAGTTCagatcacaactaaaggaactgAAGACAAACCTCCCAGATCAAAATAAGTTGCAACGCCACTTGGGGAGGAAAGGATCACTTCAAGGATTTAAAACACGAGAAACCAAATCCTGAAACGACCAAAGAACACGCCCAACATCAGCCCAACTGAAACGTGAAAGAGAAGCAATCCTATGCCCAAGCATATTCTAAGAAGATAACTGATCTGAAACCAGAAGTTTGTGCCTACTCAACAGCTTTGACAAAGCACACGTCCCAACGCTGCTTCTAGCCCTCCTCATCCTAACTACGCTGCCGACTCCCCACTAAGGTGTAGAGTGGGCTGCTATCTCTAGTACCCTCCCATAGTTTCCCTGTCTCTCTCTACTCctccttttgttttctgtaactTTTCTAAGCAGTGTTGTTGCACATGCAACTGCCTTTCGTGTGCTAGAtttctcattttttttatttactttatgcAGCCACCTAGATCTTGTGCCCAGAAACTTGTAAGGAGTGTGCATGTgttaaactgtgtgtgtgtgaagctcTGCAAAGTCATCAAGATCCAGAGAATTAAGATTAAAGAAACAGTAAAGGTGAGTCAAAATGACTATCACTTATAAAATCAGTTATTTGTTATTAGTATGCTTTTAGTTATTGTTATGCTGTTTGTAATACCTTAGGGTTTATGAACTTAAATTGTGTATGTAAGTCACCAGACtttaaggaaatgttatttaaaataataattttttaacacttAATTTGGCCAGCAGGCACAATCTGTGCAAGCAGTGCTTCTTCCCCCCCCTTTCCTTCAAAATACTAGAGATGCACTAACGAGAACGGATTTCCAAACTGCGTAACTGGTCAAAACTTTGACCGTTAGATGCTGACTTAATAAAATTAAGATTTCCCATTTCAAATTATAATGAAAGTATTTAATCTAGCCATCCTGTCGTGGGTGGTCAATCATTTGTATAAAGAAAATGAAGGTAATGTCACACAGTGTGTCAGAGATGAGTCACCTTAAAATAGGTCAAGGATAAAATGATTATGGGgatgacattttaaaagaacTGTATGTATTACTCGCATAGTTAGCATTAGTAACTGTAAGTAGCAGTTGTGTCCAAATCCAATTTATTTCAGCCTGGaagtataaaacaaaatgactttGATGTATTATGTTTAGCCTTACTGATATTTGTTGAAATGAGCTCCATCACAATTTGGTGATGTTTTACAAACCTTACaattttagtttaaaaagtcataaaTTCTGTCAGTTTTCCACACTTTTCTTAAATTACAATTAGCTGTGTCTTAATAttctttatctttctttgccaTTCAGAGCTTCTTTCGTTAAGTTTTCTTCTATTTTGGGAGAAATGCTCTGGCTCAGGATTGTAAAAGGCAAAGTCCTGGGTGCAGGAAAGCAATGATTCCTGTTGAAATCAATTGATCTCTACATGTTCAGCCTCCCCCACAAACCTCCAAAATAATTCAGCTCCAGAAACCGGCTTAAAACAGCACGTTGAAGCAATTAAAATCAAGGCATCCTTGATATCTGTCAGAAGCTGATGGGTAAATGTATGTTTAGAGGTTTGGATTGAAAACGGGGATTTCAGCGGTTTGATAAAACCTGTTGTCAATAACTGTTAGGAAGCTTACAATATACTGTTGTACCAATATACCGATTTTAGGTAACCTATTGGTTGCAAAATGCTCAAGTCACATGCCAGAGCTGTAAAATACCAATTTCACAATTATATTTAACTTTCTAGTGCTATTAAGTTTAATACAAGTTAAGTTACTGTCATTTTTTCATATTGTATGTCCTAAATTAACATCACAATGTCTTCTTAAAAGTTTGACATTTAACTTGCAGAATACCTGAATTGGCTTCTCAGTTAGTTTGACAAGTCGGCATCACAGCAGATTCAAATTGACATCCTGTAAGAGGAGGCTGTGTTTTTTACCTGGAAAAGGTCAGGTACATAAGGTGCGAAATGACCAGCATTTTCTATCAAACAACTTCTCTGCTTTCTCTCATTTTAAAGCACTTCACTGATGCATAATATAGCTCATTTTTAATCTTCTACCCACAATAACAACTTTGACAAGCATGCTTTTAGGGGGCCCTGCTAGGGTTCAGGTATGATTGGTTAACTGAACTGTAAATTATTGGATTCTCAGTGTTGTGGTCACCAGACAACTTCTCAGTTCATCTCTGTTGTTGGGTTTAGGTAGCAGACTTTACTAAACACATCCAATGTTTTGATCTCTACCTCTTTATTTAGGATTTGTGGTCTTTTAAGTCAGAATTTAGTATTGAATAGACAAATGGCACATTCTGGCATTGCTTCTTATTTTAGCTTATTTTTTCAGGTTTGTATGCTTTCCAAGTAGGAGGAATGTCTGTGAAAgcatgtgttacaggttttAGTTAGAAAAGAACGATTCCTTGCATTGTTGTCCCATCTTAGTGACTTGAAGTCTTCTGTAATGTGTAAGGCAAGTTGAACTGGCCCTTCTCCACCCGTTACCCTTATCTAAGCTGGTAATTCAGTTCTGTTGAATGTTTGAATTGCTCTCACACACCCAACTTTGCATCAACTTCCTATTCAGTCGTTTCCTCAGTAATTGTTGCCTTTTCAACCTTCCCTTTGGATTAAAGCCCACATCATTTTTCCTTTGTTAGTGACACTCTGCACACTGGCTGACCTATCTTCCTCACCCATCATGTTTATTCCTCTCTTCACCCTTGCAGACATCCAGCGGTGTATCATTGGGTGGTTACTGAACagttgttctttttaaaaatcaagcAAAAATTCAAACAAGTATTCAAGTTCAGCAAGTGCTCAAGCAACTTTGGTTCAAGTTTATGGGAAAATATGGGCAGCCCCTGGAAAGGTTTTGTTGAGTTTACCTTGCCTGCGTCACCACCCACCGCGTTTGTTAGTGCTGACCTGAGCAGCACCTCCCCTGTGGGACTcagcctgtcgccatatggccGATCCGTAAGTTTCACCTTCCCACCTCCTTTTCTACGAGTCCCACCCCATCaaacacccattcacacacctTGCCCTGCATCTTTGCTTTGAATGGTCTAATCCTTCATTCTTTTCTGGGCTCCCATGACTAGCCTCTACTCAGTTATGTTGTTGCAGGGTGAGGGGTGTTTTGGCGACTAAACTtagggatttatttttttctcgcAATTCCTGgagaacctttattttttttgttacttttatttatttttttactttgcaaCAGAATCTTCTTGGGAcaagtggggaaaaaaatcatgtttggATTGCACTCTTTTTTTATCAAGAACCACAAATAAGAAGAAAACCTTAAttggaaaaacagaaatagCTGCGTATAATGTCCACCCATAACTAAAACCCTGTGTGCTACGATTCTTGTTGTAGCTTTGGGGAAATTGCCACCTAAAACCCAACCAAACTATTTAGAAATGCTCCTTGGAAAGTAAACGGACGTTCATATGTCTCAAGCTGCTCATCGCTATATTGCAGAACAGGAAGTAAAAGGAGAGGCTTCTCAGGGATTCCCTTCATAACCCATAATCCATCACCAGCTCTGTTCACTGTAGATCCACTGCTGTTTCTAGAACTGTCTATGCGTTTTCTGACTCCATCTccagaagttttatttttatttgcaacaaTGAGCTTGAACAACGTTGCCTTTACTGGCTGTGTCAAGATCATACTGACTCAGTTCTACTTAGCATTTTTTGTGGagtctttacattttaaaagtattttccaTGGCTCTTggtgtttaaagatgatttgttTTAATAGTAGGTTGTTATGGTTGCAGGTCCATTTTTCTCATTGACCTTTAGGTTTTGTGTTCTGGTTTTTCTGAACAGTTTTAATTTTGCTAgcaataaatttgaaaaagggTCCGAATTCTTTGTTAATTTAATTATCTCATTGAAATATAAAGGAATTGGCTAAAAGTAAAGCTGATTGTTAGACCTTTGACATTAAAGGTATAGTTTGGAATATTTGAATTGAGGTTATGTATAGTGGACGGATGTCATCACCgagtttgtaaaaatgtaaacaaacccTCAGAACAGTGAAAGGCTGGTATCTAGTCAGAGAAACTCCACGGTTTTAGCAATTTAAAACGACTCTAACTGAAAGGTAATATCCATTGGAAACAAGACAACAATGCTTGACACTTGACTCTTACAAATTTAGGACAACAGTAACATTTGTCACCATTTTCTCTGCTGAAAGTTACTATGCCTAAGTTACCTTGGTTGGGGCTGACGGCCGTGTCAGTCTCCCTGAGCAGCTTATTGTGAGGCGGCTTGCATAATTTCCAGAGGACACctggaaaaaacacacaaaacaaagtgAGCCTGttgcaaaatctgaaaatgtactTTTCTCTTGGCCAACTTACTGTGGACTGATGGGTTATGAGGCAGATCAATACAGCTGGCAGCCTTCAGTCAATGTAACTTTAGTGTAGTAACATGGACATTGTTTGGCTTGGAATAACGCCAACAAACCGACTCAAAAGTGTGGACTGTTAATATCTGCTCATATAATGTTATGTCCCACAAGtacaaacatttttagtttaaGGTGTTTAACGTTGCTAAAACATGGGAGTCACTGTTAGCCTTCCATCACTTAGGATTTCTTCACTACTCTGCAAAGTCAAGGCAGTATGACGTCTTTCTGCTACAGTAATAGAACTATTAAAAacctgaactatccctttaagacAGGGAAGCTATGGATCCACTTTTGCTTTACATTTGTATGAGTGGTGGCCAGTAATTGTGGATAAACGGCCTATGTAAAGCTATTGCCTTTTCCAACAGCATATTGCAGCTCTTTCCTCTGTGTCAAAAATGGAAAGGGGCTCCTCTGAACCCCCTGTTGCTCGCAACAGTGGCTCAGCCCCTGCTACCTCCACCTCTCCCATGCCCATACCCCGTTCCTCCTCTGTCTCTTGCCATCCTCATCCTGGAGGTAAAAAGTACAAGCGGACTCCTCTATATCAGAGATCAGTAAGGGCAAATGTTCAGCTGTGCCCATGTTGAGCTGCTGTTATGTGACCTTTGCTAACAGCATGCTTTGTAGATGTTTGCAGAATAAAAATTAACCAGGGTGTTTAggtgttttgcagttttttaaaaatattctagCCTAACCACTGAGTTGTTGGAGGTTACATGAATCATTTGACCCTCTAACTGGAGATGCATGAAACGTCTTCACGAGCCTGTGTGCTTGGACACTTTGGTTGGAAATTTCTCTGCAGTTTGTGTGAATTAGTTTTTTGCATGATCAAATTCAGAAAATTCACAAGGTGTGTTTAGATATTATTGTATGGTTTCAACTATACTGACATTATTTTTCAATGAAAAGATAACCCCAGAAGGttctaatgtgtttttttttaccacatccTCTAAATTTTGCTGttattgcatgtttttgtttttgagtttgCATCAACCACGGCATTGAATTGGCTTCTCCACCCCTTTGCTGTgtttatgtgcttttttttatgttctgcCAAATGCATTGAACAGtttgttctctttttcagaTGAGTTTTGATCCAGGCATGCTTCATAACAATGGGCATACTGCATATGCCAATGGCACAGGGCCTGGCATTAGAGAGACTGGTGTGGTGGAGAAACTCTTGACTTCCTATGGATTCATCCAGTGCTCAGAGCGTCAGGCTCGTcttttcttccattgctccCAGTACAACGGCAACCTGCAGGAGCTTAAAATAGGAGGTGAGAGACCTGAGAGGAATGTGAAGTCACCCAAATCTAAAGTGTCCTTCATTCAAATCAAAGTCCTCTCTCCTGCTTTGAATTGCTCTAAGTTTTTGTCTGCTGTTTCTGTTCTACCCTCAGATGATGTAGAGTTTGAGGTATCCTCTGACAGGCGCACTGGCAAGCCCATAGCAGTGAAGCTGCTTAAGATAAAGCCAGAAGTGCTGCCAGAGGAGCGCATCTCGGGCCAGGTGGGGCCAGACCTGCACGTCTATCCCTTTACTGTGCTGCATGGTTATATTCATCCAGTTAAGAGCACCGTTTTATTTTTGGTTGTCATTGTCTGTCGGCTTTACAAAGAAAatcaattgttttttgtttccccTCTCCTAAATGGGTGACTTTTCTTCTTACGTTTACATGAGTggaatttttctttctttataccAGTTACACTAGGGATGTCCCGATCCATCCGTTTTTAAATGACAAGTATGAGAACACCGGACTAACTTCAAATCCTGATTCCTTTTCCTGTTGTACTGTCTGGGCTTTTTTGTCTCTTTCAACTTCCAGCAatgtcaactttatttatatagcacatttaataCAGATACCTCTGTCCAAAGTGCAGTACACAAcaagcaaaaatatataaaataacaaatgtaCAACAAGGAATTATAATCCAAATcataaaaagataataaaagagaCTGCTCAGCTGGATTTAAAGGCCAGTGCAAGCAGGTGGGATTTATAAATGCAGAGTCTGGGCTGTTCTAATATTCAAGGGAAGGCTATTCCAGAGTCCCAGCGCAGCCACAGTAAatgcaatttgtttttctcctaTAGATTCTCAGTTTAGTGTATACAGCTTGCAAAAGTGTATTATTAAAGGTTGTCCACATTACATTTGTTACAGTTTATCTTTGCATTGATTTAAATGAAGTATCAGACCATGACTATATTTGTCAGATGTCTGCTCTTCTATGATTCTCAGGGGTATTCGGGACTAAAAGTCCTAATAGGGACATCCCTATTTCGCATGCCTGATTGTTAAAAGTTATTGCATGAACTGATTTTGTCAACTGATCAAAGTCTTAATGAAGTTCAGTGTCGCTCATATAATTTGACTCCCTGAGCCATCAGTTGCAGAGGTTTGGACGTTAATTGTCAACTTCAGGATTCAATGTGCTTTCTAAAAgcaacagtgaacatttatgaACACATGGATCTGTTTAATCAATGCCCAAAGCACCTTGAAGTACTGTCGAGTTCATTCAGATAACTGTTCTGACAAATTGATCTATTTCATCATTACATGTCTGCTGTGGTCTTCTCGAACTATGTGACCTAAtgattttactgtgatttgTTTAACAGTGTGGTGTTGGCCTACACCTGAAATGTCCTGTCTTTAATGCAGGTTGTCTCATCAGTCCCAGTGAACTTGGATGGAAAGACAACTCCTGCTCAGGTTCCCACTGGCAGTGTTTGTTATGAAAGAAATGGGGTAAGAAAAGAACTGGATCTTCCTTCCTTTTAATTagctctttttgtttgttttccaaatCCCTTTAACACTGTTGGTTCCTGCAGGAAGTGTTTTATCTGACCTACACTCCTGATGACGTAGAGAGTAATATCCCTTTGGAAACGGGCGACAAAGTCAGCTTTTACATGGAGACCAACAAGCAGTACGTTTTAATGCGAATTCAGTATAGCATAATGGCCTGCACTTGATTTTATAGTAATCGCTTGTTTGTATTTCAGTACTGGTGCGGTGAGTGCGCGCAATATTCAGCTTGTGAAGAAAAAGCAGGCAAGGTGCCAAGGTGTGGTGTGTGCTACAAAGGTAAATGTTGCTATATAATAAAAACGTACAATAAAGGTATCCATGTTATGTCAacgtattgggattttatgctgTGGAATAATACCGAGCAGTGCAAAAGTCACCATCAACTGGGGTCCACAAAGTGCTGGTTCTGTatgaatgcagctgttctgtaaaggccttgagtttgttagagaacgttAGTGAAGaaacggcatcatgaagaccaaggaacaagcCAGAGGAATTATTGTTTTCTCCAAAGACAGGGAAGCTACCCAGATTTGATGGAAACAAATGAAGCGAAATGCAGGGCTTTGCTTGAAGGgaagctgttggaggcagcagaAGACTGGGGTGTAGGTTCACCTTCTAACAAAACAAAAGGCTTAAAGAAACAGCCTGGACTACAATGtgcatggtttagatcaaatcctAGTCATATATTGGCCCAGTCTAAGTCCACTAGTGAATCTGAAGCAACACTTCCTGCTCAGACACTCCCTCCATTGTGACTGAGGGCAATTTTGGGGGAGAAATTTCCCCCAAATACTTGTGGTTGTTGTTGCAGCAAAGTTGGTTTTATTGCACACAAcagatttcacattttttaagcCATGTACCCCTGTCCTTTTACTTCAGAGTTGGGTACATCATATTGAGGTGGTCTGGCTCATTAAATCCCAGTAACATGCATTAAAGAATGTTATTGTAACTTCAGTGAGAATGAATACTTCTGTAAGCTActgtttttgtgtcattgtATGCAGTCTCACAATGTCAGCGTTTAAACCTGCCATTTTGCTTCTCATTCAGGAGGCCTTTGGATTTATTGAGAGGGCAGATGTGGTGAAGGAGATCTTTTTTCACTACAGTGAGTTTAAGGGGGACCTGGAAGCTCTTCAGGCCGGAGATGACGTTGAGTTCACCATCAAAGACAGAAACGTGAGCTGCGTTTCACAAATAAGACTTGGTTATATCTACTGTTGCCAGATTACTCGCTTGAAATGCCTGAATCCCTTTTTTGTAGGGTAAAGAAGTAGCTACAGATGTGCGCCTGCTCCCCCAGGGGACGGTCATCTTTGAAGACATAAGCATTGAGCAGTTTGAAGGCACCATAGTTAAAGTTATTCCCAAGGTTCCCACTAAAAATCAGGCAAGTAGAATATAGAACGACTGGTTTTAAATGGAGGATATAATTGTTTTGAAAGGAGAGAGAATTGAAATGTATTAAGCAGGGATCTAGTGCATAATATCCttcctcttcctgcagagtgacCCTCTACCCGGTCGCATCAGTACAAGGATTGGTTTCTCTGACAAGGAGCTTCCCTTTGGAGAGAAGGACACAAAGTCCAAGGTGACTCTTTTAGAGGGAGACCACATTCAGTTTAACATCTCCACTGATCGCAGAGATAAACTAGAGAGGGCTACAAACATTGAGATCCTGCCAGACACCTTCAACTTGACCAAGGAGACCCGTGAAATGGTGAGATTTTTTGCTTTCCTCAACAATTCCTTTTTGTTGATTTGACAAAAATGACAAGAACTGTAATCCAGCTAAGTGTGTAATTATTAAACCCTCCCCTCCCTTAGGGGGTGATTGCAGCCATACGTGATGGCTTTGGTTTCATAAAGTGTGTGGATCGAGATGCTAGAATGTTCTTTCACTTCAGCGAGGTCCTAGAGGAGAGCCAGCTACATATCTCGGATGAAGTGGAGTTCACTGTTGTGCCTGTAGGTTCTGTTAAGCTTTTCACAAAAGTATGTATTACCTGAAACTGGTTAAACGAGTATATTCTGATTGTTtgtccctttaaaaaaaaaaactgaagtaaaTGTTGCTTCCAGGATATGCTGTCAGCTCAGAGAAACCATGCAGTGCGTATTAAGAAACTCCCCAAAGGAACAGTGTCCTTCCATACCCAGTCTGAGCAGCGTTTTGTGGGCGTCGTGGAGAAGGAGGTTGTTTCAGCCACCAACAAGAATGCAAGTCCCACTAAAGGAAAGGAGAAGGTATATTTCTGCACTAATGAGAACAAGTATTTTACCCAAACCTCTCCCAGTTGTTTTCTAAACATTGTTGTAGTTTGTCGTTCTTCTTCGCCCActtcctttctgttttttagtTCTAACGTTggtctttgttttctccctcaATGGCCACCTCCTGCTCATGCTTCTTTGGTTAGAAAAAAGACAAGGTAGGACTGAGACCTGCACGAAGCTACATGTGAAGCGACTTATTTTAGAGAGAAACATGGTTGGTTGTTGGACTTATTTCCACACTAACATTTAACGAATGCTGTAGTTCTTACTACCTTAGCTGACCAGACTAAATGTCCTGAAAAATTAGGTTGGTCAACATTGAATTGTGCCATTACAAGACATTCTGTCTAATAGTTTCCTGTTTCTCGTATTTAAGGGTAAAGTTGTAGAAAAGGTTTGTTTCCAGGCCAAAGGCCCTTTCATATCTTCCTTACTGCATGGTATTGCATCACCTAGTCTGACAATAGTAGGGCTGCACAATTAAAATCAAACAGCACATTTAtg
This DNA window, taken from Girardinichthys multiradiatus isolate DD_20200921_A chromosome 1, DD_fGirMul_XY1, whole genome shotgun sequence, encodes the following:
- the csde1 gene encoding cold shock domain-containing protein E1 isoform X1, whose translation is MQPPRSCAQKLVRSVHVLNCVCVKLCKVIKIQRIKIKETVKHIAALSSVSKMERGSSEPPVARNSGSAPATSTSPMPIPRSSSVSCHPHPGGKKYKRTPLYQRSMSFDPGMLHNNGHTAYANGTGPGIRETGVVEKLLTSYGFIQCSERQARLFFHCSQYNGNLQELKIGDDVEFEVSSDRRTGKPIAVKLLKIKPEVLPEERISGQVGPDLHVYPFTVLHGYIHPVVSSVPVNLDGKTTPAQVPTGSVCYERNGEVFYLTYTPDDVESNIPLETGDKVSFYMETNKHTGAVSARNIQLVKKKQARCQGVVCATKEAFGFIERADVVKEIFFHYSEFKGDLEALQAGDDVEFTIKDRNGKEVATDVRLLPQGTVIFEDISIEQFEGTIVKVIPKVPTKNQSDPLPGRISTRIGFSDKELPFGEKDTKSKVTLLEGDHIQFNISTDRRDKLERATNIEILPDTFNLTKETREMGVIAAIRDGFGFIKCVDRDARMFFHFSEVLEESQLHISDEVEFTVVPVGSVKLFTKDMLSAQRNHAVRIKKLPKGTVSFHTQSEQRFVGVVEKEVVSATNKNASPTKGKEKKKDKGKVVEKEAEEGVIAYEDCGVKLTVPYHVKDLEGGTYLQAGDKVEFCINEVKRTGHQSAVSIRVLNRNASNSRRLHGFVAALKDNFGFIETANHDQEVFFHYSEMCGDVDNLELGDTVEYTLSKGKGNKVSAEKVNKVAAVNGTGEDVGASVLAGKILRPIRSVDPSQTEYQGLIEVTDEGGEKGQNYAFGIMGMTNKADCLQKGEHVKFQVCTISQTGQKMACNVVPQRRAPVECVKDQFGFITYEVGESKKLFFHVKEVQDGVELQIGDEVEFSVVFNQRTGKCSACNVRRVSEGPKPVATPRPDRLVNRLKSITLDDASAPRLVILRQPRGPDNSKGFNVERKTRQPGVID
- the csde1 gene encoding cold shock domain-containing protein E1 isoform X6 → MQPPRSCAQKLVRSVHVLNCVCVKLCKVIKIQRIKIKETVKHIAALSSVSKMERGSSEPPVARNSGSAPATSTSPMPIPRSSSVSCHPHPGGKKYKRTPLYQRSMSFDPGMLHNNGHTAYANGTGPGIRETGVVEKLLTSYGFIQCSERQARLFFHCSQYNGNLQELKIGDDVEFEVSSDRRTGKPIAVKLLKIKPEVLPEERISGQVVSSVPVNLDGKTTPAQVPTGSVCYERNGEVFYLTYTPDDVESNIPLETGDKVSFYMETNKHTGAVSARNIQLVKKKQARCQGVVCATKEAFGFIERADVVKEIFFHYSEFKGDLEALQAGDDVEFTIKDRNGKEVATDVRLLPQGTVIFEDISIEQFEGTIVKVIPKVPTKNQSDPLPGRISTRIGFSDKELPFGEKDTKSKVTLLEGDHIQFNISTDRRDKLERATNIEILPDTFNLTKETREMGVIAAIRDGFGFIKCVDRDARMFFHFSEVLEESQLHISDEVEFTVVPVGSVKLFTKDMLSAQRNHAVRIKKLPKGTVSFHTQSEQRFVGVVEKEVVSATNKNASPTKGKEKKKDKGKVVEKEAEEGVIAYEDCGVKLTVPYHVKDLEGGTYLQAGDKVEFCINEVKRTGHQSAVSIRVLNRNASNSRRLHGFVAALKDNFGFIETANHDQEVFFHYSEMCGDVDNLELGDTVEYTLSKGKGNKVSAEKVNKVAAVNGTGEDVGASVLAGKILRPIRSVDPSQTEYQGLIEVTDEGGEKGQNYAFGIMGMTNKADCLQKGEHVKFQVCTISQTGQKMACNVVPQRRAPVECVKDQFGFITYEVGESKKLFFHVKEVQDGVELQIGDEVEFSVVFNQRTGKCSACNVRRVSEGPKPVATPRPDRLVNRLKSITLDDASAPRLVILRQPRGPDNSKGFNVERKTRQPGVID